A region from the Vicia villosa cultivar HV-30 ecotype Madison, WI linkage group LG3, Vvil1.0, whole genome shotgun sequence genome encodes:
- the LOC131658861 gene encoding F-box protein SKIP23-like, producing MQIDWRNLESLSLSLIFDKLVETIDHISFSRVCKNWYSIAKFNYQNPQIQNNVLPMLMIPTRNKSRTERSLYGISSKKDYNLKLPVRCNKRLCGSSHGWLAKVDYSSQATRITLLNPFKNGASITLPPLYFPNLFRRKDRYEYDVHKVILSTNPTFKPRDFVVVAIYTMRKHLAFLKAGQKNWTYVDDIHCVFNDVIFYKGLVYAVGQMSNIISVDFSYLKDGRVIPKVVSSKGNDFADRTYLVKSLEDDLWLVRKIMGYPGDEDDEDNVEPSNGAKRFEVYNLELDLQTGELIQMSKIDSLGDNVLFLGDSDSIALSTSYFSSYLQKDSIYYTADWYGDAPPYPHGPFDMKIYNVKEDKFSEHCPFYPRFKRMSPAVWVIPPFQWD from the coding sequence ATGCAAATAGATTGGAGGAATTTAGAATCACTTTCtttaagtttgatttttgataagttaGTAGAAACTATTGATCACATCTCTTTCAGCCGCGTATGCAAAAATTGGTATTCTATTGCAAAGTTTAACTATCAAAATCCACAAATACAAAATAATGTGTTACCCATGCTTATGATTCCCACAAGAAATAAGAGCAGGACAGAAAGAAGTTTATACGGAATTTCATCAAAAAAAGATTACAACCTCAAACTACCTGTACGTTGTAACAAGAGGCTTTGTGGTTCAAGTCATGGTTGGTTAGCCAAGGTGGATTATAGTTCTCAAGCTACCCGTATAACACTCCTCAATCCTTTTAAAAATGGGGCATCTATCACTTTACCACCCCTTTACTTCCCAAATTTGTTTAGAAGAAAAGACCGTTATGAGTATGATGTGCATAAGGTTATTTTATCTACTAATCCTACATTTAAGCCACGCGATTTTGTAGTTGTAGCAATTTATACTATGCGGAAACATCTTGCTTTTCTGAAAGCTGGACAAAAGAATTGGacttatgttgatgatattcatTGTGTCTTCAATGATGTTATATTCTACAAAGGCCTAGTCTATGCCGTAGGACAAATGAGTAACATTATCTCGGTTGATTTTTCTTATTTAAAGGATGGAAGAGTAATTCCCAAAGTTGTTTCTTCGAAGGGGAATGATTTCGCTGATCGAACTTATCTTGTAAAATCATTAGAAGATGACTTATGGCTTGTAAGAAAAATTATGGGGTATCCTGGTGacgaagatgatgaagataatgTCGAGCCTAGTAATGGTGCGAAAAGATTTGAAGTATATAATTTGGAATTGGATCTTCAAACGGGTGAACTTATACAAATGTCAAAAATTGATAGTTTAGGAGACAATGTCTTATTCCTCGGTGATAGTGATTCTATTGCTTTGTCAACTTCATATTTCTCTAGTTATCTtcaaaaagattcaatttatTATACAGCTGATTGGTACGGAGACGCGCCACCTTACCCTCATGGACCATTTGATATGAAAATCTACAATGTAAAAGAGGACAAGTTTAGTGAACACTGCCCTTTTTATCCTCGATTTAAACGAATGTCACCTGCGGTATGGGTTATTCCACCATTTCAATGGGATTAA